One window from the genome of Pseudalkalibacillus hwajinpoensis encodes:
- a CDS encoding NADH:flavin oxidoreductase, with translation MTHTTKTTEALFRTFNSEKLSLENRTVMAPMTRGFSPGNVPGEDVAAYYRRRAENGVGLIVTEGTGINHPSSVSGASIPVFHGEEALAGWGNVVKEVHEAGGKIAPQLWHVGMTRKMGELPNEEAQPVGPSGLALSGEKVNEPLTTEEVEQLVEAYADAAADAKRLGFDAIELHGAHGYLIDQFFYEQTNKRTDRYGGDLVGRTQFAVEIIEACRRKVGPDFPIIFRFSQWKMNDFKAKLATTSEELEQFLTPLVEAGVDIFHCSTRRFWEPEFEGSELNLAGWTKKLTGKPVISVGSVGLDGEFTSFAGANTTSLDGLIEKLDSEEFDLVAIGRSLLMDPEWVSKVREGRADDLLPFDKEALQKLY, from the coding sequence TTGACACATACAACGAAAACAACTGAAGCGTTATTTAGAACGTTCAATAGTGAAAAATTATCTTTAGAAAATCGCACAGTTATGGCGCCAATGACCCGAGGCTTTTCACCAGGAAATGTACCAGGTGAAGATGTAGCTGCTTATTATCGACGTAGAGCAGAAAATGGCGTGGGGCTAATAGTGACAGAAGGAACTGGGATTAACCATCCTTCATCGGTTTCAGGTGCGAGCATTCCTGTCTTTCATGGTGAAGAAGCACTAGCAGGCTGGGGAAATGTTGTGAAAGAAGTTCATGAAGCTGGCGGTAAAATTGCACCTCAGCTTTGGCATGTTGGGATGACTCGAAAAATGGGCGAACTGCCAAACGAAGAAGCACAACCAGTTGGTCCTTCAGGTCTAGCACTATCTGGTGAGAAGGTAAACGAGCCTTTGACAACAGAAGAAGTGGAACAGCTAGTTGAAGCCTATGCAGATGCAGCAGCAGATGCGAAGCGACTTGGTTTTGATGCGATTGAACTTCACGGAGCCCATGGTTATTTGATCGACCAATTTTTCTATGAGCAGACAAATAAACGGACTGACCGCTATGGCGGCGATCTTGTAGGTAGAACTCAATTTGCTGTAGAAATCATCGAAGCCTGCCGTCGTAAAGTGGGGCCAGACTTCCCGATTATTTTCCGTTTTTCTCAATGGAAAATGAACGATTTTAAAGCGAAGCTTGCGACTACATCTGAGGAATTAGAACAGTTCCTAACGCCGCTCGTTGAAGCTGGAGTAGATATCTTCCACTGCTCAACACGTCGTTTCTGGGAGCCTGAATTTGAAGGTTCCGAATTGAATCTAGCTGGTTGGACGAAGAAACTAACTGGTAAGCCGGTTATTTCAGTAGGCTCAGTCGGACTAGATGGAGAATTTACAAGCTTTGCTGGAGCAAATACGACAAGTCTTGATGGTTTGATTGAAAAGCTAGATAGTGAAGAGTTTGATCTTGTAGCAATTGGTCGCTCATTATTAATGGACCCTGAATGGGTAAGTAAAGTACGTGAGGGCCGCGCAGATGATTTATTACCATTTGATAAAGAAGCTCTCCAAAAATTATACTAA
- a CDS encoding ABC transporter ATP-binding protein gives MEQKANTEKKMNWRGLSKLIRDTNPSKPLVALAIALSMIGTVAGLIVPFFTKNLVDQLSGSSLSSGVITLLIAAFVVQAIFSGLSMYLLLYIGETVVARLRERLMKKVLSLQITYFDSNRVGDTTSRIVNDTGVIKDLVSNHLISLLTSTLSIVGSIGILLYLDWKLTAILLAVVPIMMIGIRFIGKRMYKVSKGLQEETAKFTATITQVLSEVRLVKFSMAENVEEENGKNGIKNVFSYSMKEAKIYALLMPLMTLLLMGVLVVIVGYGGVRVSTGELSAGELVAFLLYLFQIIIPFSSMARFLTAIQKAMGATERLQFLLDHDSEERLSGDEVEDPAKMLSFHNVEFSYGKELVLKKASFEVPPGKITAIVGPSGSGKTTTFSLIERFYQPQKGEIALGGKNIHEFSLVSWRKQIGYVSQESPLIAGTIKENIVYGLEEDVSDEKIEEAAKQAYALPFIQDLPNGFETEIGERGIKLSGGQRQRIAIARAIVRNPYILLLDEATSSLDSTSEVQVQRALNNLMKGRTTIVIAHRLSTVVHADQILVMENGIVSDQGTHEELYMTSRLYKELAQQQFQIEESL, from the coding sequence ATGGAACAAAAAGCAAATACGGAGAAAAAAATGAATTGGCGAGGACTATCAAAATTAATTCGTGATACAAATCCTTCAAAGCCTCTTGTAGCACTTGCTATTGCATTGAGTATGATTGGAACCGTAGCTGGATTAATCGTGCCATTTTTTACGAAAAATCTAGTTGATCAGCTCTCAGGTAGCTCGCTTTCTTCGGGAGTTATTACATTATTAATTGCTGCCTTTGTTGTTCAGGCGATCTTCTCTGGTTTATCTATGTACCTCCTGTTGTATATAGGGGAAACAGTGGTAGCTCGGTTGAGAGAGCGTTTAATGAAGAAAGTCCTTTCCCTTCAAATAACTTATTTTGACAGCAATAGGGTTGGGGATACGACAAGTCGTATTGTGAATGATACTGGAGTAATAAAAGATCTTGTCTCGAATCATTTAATTAGTTTGTTAACGAGTACGCTGTCGATTGTCGGTTCTATTGGGATATTACTATACCTTGATTGGAAATTAACAGCCATTTTACTTGCGGTTGTCCCTATTATGATGATTGGGATTCGTTTTATCGGAAAGCGAATGTATAAAGTATCAAAGGGATTGCAGGAAGAAACGGCTAAGTTTACAGCAACAATCACACAAGTATTATCAGAAGTTCGTCTTGTGAAATTCTCGATGGCAGAGAATGTGGAAGAAGAGAATGGGAAAAATGGCATTAAAAATGTCTTCTCTTACAGCATGAAGGAAGCGAAAATCTATGCCCTTCTTATGCCTCTTATGACGTTATTGTTAATGGGGGTTCTCGTCGTCATTGTTGGCTACGGTGGCGTTCGCGTATCAACAGGAGAACTATCAGCTGGTGAGCTTGTCGCTTTTCTTTTATACCTTTTTCAAATTATTATTCCATTCAGCTCAATGGCAAGGTTCTTAACAGCAATCCAAAAAGCAATGGGTGCAACAGAACGTCTGCAATTTTTACTTGATCATGATAGTGAAGAACGACTTAGCGGAGATGAAGTTGAAGATCCAGCAAAGATGCTTTCATTTCATAACGTTGAATTTTCCTATGGGAAAGAACTTGTGTTGAAAAAGGCTTCCTTTGAAGTACCACCAGGTAAAATCACTGCAATAGTTGGTCCAAGTGGTAGCGGTAAAACGACTACATTTTCATTAATTGAACGATTTTATCAACCTCAAAAAGGTGAAATCGCACTTGGCGGAAAAAACATTCATGAATTTTCACTTGTTTCATGGCGGAAGCAAATTGGATATGTCTCTCAGGAAAGTCCGCTCATAGCAGGAACAATTAAAGAGAATATTGTCTATGGGCTAGAAGAAGATGTTTCGGATGAGAAAATTGAAGAGGCAGCAAAGCAAGCTTATGCCCTGCCTTTCATTCAAGATCTTCCAAACGGTTTTGAGACAGAAATTGGCGAAAGAGGAATCAAGCTTTCTGGTGGGCAGCGACAGCGGATTGCAATTGCAAGAGCGATTGTTCGAAATCCATACATTCTTTTGTTGGATGAAGCTACATCTAGTCTTGATAGTACGTCAGAAGTTCAGGTTCAACGTGCGTTGAACAATTTAATGAAGGGACGTACGACGATTGTTATTGCTCATCGTCTTTCGACCGTTGTTCATGCCGATCAAATCTTAGTTATGGAAAACGGTATTGTATCAGATCAGGGCACACATGAAGAGCTATATATGACAAGCCGTCTTTATAAAGAGCTTGCTCAGCAACAGTTTCAAATTGAAGAAAGTTTATAA
- a CDS encoding divergent PAP2 family protein — protein sequence MQKMNRGILTAVSSIAIAQGLKILTHKVLKGEWDVKQVATTGGMPSSHSAGVAALTSYIASNKGSRHTETALATIFGVIVMYDAQGVRRHTGEIAALVNDLEDNLATISGDYPSMEFVEREKELKELLGHQPVEVLGGAILGAALGFLSAKYENK from the coding sequence ATGCAAAAAATGAACAGAGGAATTTTAACAGCAGTTTCCTCAATTGCGATTGCTCAGGGTTTGAAGATCCTAACTCATAAGGTGTTAAAAGGAGAATGGGATGTGAAGCAAGTTGCGACAACGGGTGGAATGCCTAGTTCGCATTCAGCTGGTGTTGCAGCCCTTACTTCTTACATTGCTTCAAATAAAGGATCTCGTCATACAGAAACGGCTCTCGCTACTATTTTCGGTGTGATTGTTATGTACGATGCCCAGGGGGTTAGGCGTCATACAGGAGAAATTGCTGCTCTAGTAAACGATCTAGAGGATAATCTAGCGACGATCTCTGGAGATTACCCTAGCATGGAATTTGTGGAAAGGGAAAAAGAGTTGAAAGAGCTTCTTGGACACCAGCCTGTTGAGGTTCTAGGTGGAGCCATATTAGGGGCAGCTTTAGGCTTTCTTTCAGCTAAATATGAGAATAAGTAG
- a CDS encoding GGDEF domain-containing protein, whose translation MQSLLANFSILLFMHLCIQSVYYLAFQKRWPSQVVAVAHIFIVAIGIICLYMLPVSLDGYLYDLRTIPMVILVLYHGYQYGIPVLIMITLARFAFPGDFIYLEIFFTLLIPTVVTMLVRQKLFRNLTYLKLFFYFVGIWFISDAIVGYIISEYITLYSYLMRFISFQLSALIMYFFIQMSTNNLEMSKQLRFYAEHDSLTGLLNLRSFLKKAKAHETHLIKMVAMLDLDFFKQVNDKYGHLNGDRVLADFAMFLSDQGDNWLVARYGGEEFIVMLEASTKDEAYHRMKDLQHNLSKQRFMTEMGDEIKDVSVSIGLAELDLEKPLMASVEQADKSLYRAKKNGRNEVCF comes from the coding sequence ATGCAATCTTTATTAGCGAACTTTTCCATCTTATTATTTATGCACCTATGCATCCAAAGCGTATACTATCTCGCTTTTCAGAAGCGGTGGCCCAGTCAGGTTGTCGCTGTCGCCCACATATTCATTGTGGCAATCGGTATTATTTGCCTTTATATGTTGCCGGTATCGTTAGACGGGTATCTATATGATTTACGAACCATTCCAATGGTGATACTAGTTTTGTACCATGGGTATCAATATGGCATACCCGTGCTCATAATGATTACACTAGCTCGCTTCGCCTTTCCAGGTGACTTTATTTACTTGGAGATCTTTTTCACCTTATTAATCCCAACAGTAGTAACAATGCTAGTGCGACAGAAGCTTTTTCGAAACCTCACATATTTGAAGCTGTTTTTTTATTTTGTTGGCATCTGGTTTATTTCAGATGCGATCGTTGGCTATATCATTTCAGAATATATCACGCTCTATTCTTATTTAATGCGATTTATCTCCTTTCAGCTATCTGCCCTAATTATGTATTTCTTTATTCAAATGAGCACTAATAATCTTGAGATGAGCAAGCAGCTTCGCTTTTATGCTGAACACGACTCTCTGACCGGACTACTTAATCTGAGAAGTTTTCTAAAGAAAGCGAAAGCTCATGAGACTCATTTGATAAAAATGGTAGCCATGCTTGATCTAGATTTTTTTAAGCAAGTTAATGATAAATATGGTCATCTTAACGGGGATCGCGTTTTGGCTGATTTTGCCATGTTCCTTTCAGATCAAGGCGATAATTGGCTCGTTGCACGATACGGAGGAGAAGAGTTTATTGTGATGCTTGAAGCATCAACGAAAGATGAGGCATATCACCGAATGAAGGATTTGCAGCACAATTTAAGTAAGCAGCGATTTATGACCGAGATGGGAGACGAAATAAAGGATGTTTCTGTTTCAATCGGATTAGCTGAACTCGATCTTGAAAAACCATTAATGGCATCCGTTGAACAAGCAGACAAGTCTCTTTACAGAGCGAAGAAAAATGGTCGAAACGAAGTATGCTTTTAG
- a CDS encoding alanine/glycine:cation symporter family protein encodes MEAALNNISGFVWGWPLLVLLVGTGIYLTIRLGFLQFTMLPYALKQAFTKKQDKNAEGDISHFQALMTALAATIGTGNIAGVATAVFVGGPGAVLWMWISALFGMATKYAEAILAVKYRSVNSNGEMSGGPMYYLDKGLNMKWLGMIFAFFGAFAAFGIGNMVQSNSVADAVATFGIAPWITGLVLMFFTGMVILGGIKSIGKVTAYFVPVMALFYVIGGLVVIFMNLSLVPAAVSLIFSDAFTGEAAAGGAIGAVIRYGVARGVFSNEAGLGSAPIAAAAAKTDYPGRQALVSMTQVFIDTIVVCSITGIALVMGDLYGGDLNGAALTTATFEKFLGVPGALIVTIGLILFAYSTVLGWSYYGEKCFSYLFGDASIKYYRLVFVLAVFVGTTLKLNVVWLLADIFNGLMALPNLIGLLGLSGVVVAETKRFLEKVKEEKREAHSTGVSN; translated from the coding sequence TTGGAAGCAGCATTAAATAACATTAGTGGATTTGTATGGGGGTGGCCTCTGCTCGTCCTACTTGTGGGAACGGGTATTTACCTCACTATTCGCCTTGGGTTTCTCCAGTTTACCATGCTTCCATATGCGTTGAAGCAAGCCTTCACGAAGAAACAAGATAAAAACGCAGAAGGGGATATCTCTCACTTCCAGGCTTTGATGACGGCACTTGCCGCTACGATCGGAACAGGAAACATTGCCGGTGTCGCAACGGCTGTTTTTGTTGGTGGACCTGGTGCCGTTCTCTGGATGTGGATCAGTGCTCTCTTTGGAATGGCAACGAAATATGCTGAGGCAATCCTTGCTGTTAAGTACCGTTCGGTGAATTCGAATGGTGAAATGTCCGGTGGGCCGATGTACTACCTTGATAAAGGACTTAATATGAAGTGGCTTGGGATGATTTTTGCCTTTTTTGGTGCTTTCGCAGCTTTTGGAATCGGAAATATGGTACAGTCCAACTCAGTAGCAGATGCTGTCGCTACTTTCGGGATCGCTCCGTGGATTACTGGACTTGTCCTAATGTTCTTTACTGGAATGGTTATTCTCGGTGGGATTAAAAGCATCGGTAAAGTGACGGCTTACTTTGTTCCAGTTATGGCCTTATTTTATGTTATTGGTGGACTAGTCGTGATCTTTATGAATCTTAGCCTTGTTCCTGCTGCTGTTTCCCTTATCTTCTCAGACGCTTTTACAGGTGAAGCTGCTGCTGGTGGTGCCATTGGTGCCGTAATTCGTTATGGTGTTGCACGTGGAGTATTTTCGAATGAAGCTGGTCTTGGCTCTGCGCCAATTGCGGCAGCTGCTGCTAAAACCGATTACCCAGGACGTCAGGCACTTGTCTCTATGACACAGGTGTTCATTGATACGATTGTTGTCTGTTCCATCACTGGAATCGCGCTCGTTATGGGTGATCTCTATGGTGGAGATTTGAACGGAGCAGCCTTAACGACAGCGACGTTCGAGAAATTCCTGGGTGTTCCTGGAGCACTTATCGTTACAATAGGTCTTATTTTATTTGCTTATTCAACTGTTCTCGGATGGTCTTACTATGGCGAAAAATGCTTCTCTTATCTTTTTGGAGACGCGTCGATTAAATATTATCGTCTCGTTTTCGTATTGGCCGTTTTTGTCGGAACAACATTAAAACTAAACGTTGTTTGGCTTCTAGCTGATATTTTTAATGGCTTAATGGCACTACCAAACTTGATTGGACTTCTCGGTCTTTCAGGAGTTGTTGTCGCTGAGACAAAACGCTTCCTGGAGAAAGTGAAGGAAGAAAAGAGAGAAGCGCATTCAACGGGTGTATCTAATTAA
- a CDS encoding SDR family oxidoreductase — MKVLVIGANGQVGTHLITKLAERGHEPVGMIRDTDQVKAIEDAGGKTVLGDLEKDFSQALYGCEAVIFAAGSGPHTGADKTIMIDQEGAIKAVDEAKQQGIKRFVMLSTVGSDYPEKGPDNMKPYLHAKKRADEHLKATNLTYTILRPGRLSNEPGTGQIRAAETLEDKSGEIPREDVAAVLTEVLENKHTFNRTFEVLNGDQSISDAIGQL, encoded by the coding sequence ATGAAAGTACTCGTTATTGGAGCAAACGGACAAGTAGGAACACATTTAATTACAAAATTAGCAGAACGCGGTCACGAGCCAGTTGGTATGATTCGCGATACAGACCAAGTTAAGGCGATTGAAGATGCAGGAGGTAAAACGGTGCTTGGCGATCTTGAAAAAGATTTCTCACAAGCGCTGTACGGCTGTGAAGCGGTTATCTTCGCTGCAGGTTCAGGACCGCATACTGGCGCAGATAAAACCATTATGATTGACCAGGAAGGTGCGATTAAAGCAGTTGATGAAGCGAAGCAACAAGGAATTAAACGCTTTGTCATGCTAAGTACTGTTGGATCTGATTATCCTGAAAAAGGTCCAGATAATATGAAGCCATATTTACATGCGAAGAAACGTGCTGATGAGCACTTGAAAGCAACGAACTTAACTTATACTATTCTTCGTCCAGGTCGTCTATCAAATGAGCCTGGAACAGGACAAATCAGAGCAGCCGAAACGCTTGAAGATAAATCTGGAGAAATACCACGTGAAGATGTGGCTGCTGTACTTACTGAAGTCTTGGAGAACAAGCATACGTTTAACCGAACATTTGAAGTTTTAAATGGCGATCAATCGATAAGTGATGCCATCGGTCAATTGTAA
- a CDS encoding VOC family protein, with amino-acid sequence MNFGAFSVSLSVKDIQASKHFYEKLGFQSFGGDISQNWLIMKNDSTVIGLFQGMFDKNILTFNPGWDENAENLEVFTDIRTLQKQLKENGVNILSEADESSKGPTSFTIEDPDGNPILVDQHR; translated from the coding sequence ATGAATTTCGGAGCTTTTTCTGTAAGTTTAAGTGTAAAGGATATCCAAGCCTCAAAGCATTTTTACGAAAAATTAGGTTTTCAATCGTTTGGAGGAGATATTTCTCAAAATTGGCTCATTATGAAGAATGACAGTACCGTCATTGGCCTGTTTCAAGGGATGTTTGACAAAAATATTCTAACGTTTAATCCAGGTTGGGATGAGAACGCTGAAAATCTTGAAGTGTTTACAGATATTCGAACACTTCAAAAGCAGCTAAAAGAAAACGGAGTGAATATTCTTTCTGAAGCGGACGAATCAAGTAAAGGGCCAACGAGTTTTACAATAGAAGACCCTGATGGCAATCCCATTCTTGTTGATCAGCATAGATGA
- a CDS encoding nitroreductase family protein: protein MSVSVQENNRVLDVMKDRHSVRKFEKGIEIPEEVMNEILNATIEAPSSWNLQHWKFLVIESDEQKEKLLPIAFNQQQIVDSSATIVILGDLEANLHAEEIYGQAVELGFMENAIKETLVSQINGAYEREGFALSEAIKNSSLAAMQLMLAAKAKDYDTVAMGGFNPVALVEEFNIPSRYVPTMLISVGKAAVEAHGTARFPLERVVVKESF, encoded by the coding sequence ATGTCTGTTAGTGTACAAGAGAACAATCGAGTTCTAGATGTTATGAAAGATCGTCATTCTGTAAGAAAATTTGAGAAAGGAATCGAAATTCCTGAGGAAGTTATGAATGAGATTTTAAATGCTACGATTGAAGCTCCGTCTTCTTGGAACCTTCAACATTGGAAGTTCCTTGTTATTGAAAGTGATGAGCAAAAAGAAAAACTACTTCCAATTGCTTTTAATCAGCAGCAAATCGTAGATAGCTCTGCTACTATTGTTATTCTAGGAGACCTTGAAGCTAATCTACATGCTGAAGAAATTTATGGCCAGGCAGTCGAATTAGGATTTATGGAAAATGCTATAAAAGAAACGCTTGTTAGCCAAATCAATGGCGCTTACGAAAGAGAAGGCTTTGCTTTAAGCGAAGCAATCAAGAATAGCTCGTTGGCTGCAATGCAATTGATGCTTGCTGCAAAAGCAAAAGACTATGACACAGTGGCAATGGGTGGTTTTAATCCAGTTGCGCTTGTAGAAGAGTTTAACATTCCTTCACGTTATGTTCCAACAATGCTTATTTCTGTTGGTAAAGCAGCTGTTGAAGCGCATGGAACAGCTCGCTTCCCACTTGAGCGTGTTGTCGTGAAAGAAAGCTTCTAA
- a CDS encoding endonuclease MutS2, giving the protein MNEQTMVTLEFDKIRSEVAHYALSEEAKSEIQKMRPLHDKEVVQNRLNETTEAKEIIKKSSSVPLHGLHGIIQVMKQLNKGVPLRPDQLITVLDLIESGRKLKQFMTGKEWLAPTISTYIYSLYEITDLEEELKRAIRNGEIDDAASKELGRIRKKITVYEERVKEKLNHLLRSSSKRKALQDTIISDRNGHYVVAVKKEYRKQIKGTVHDQSSSGSTVYIEPEEVRKVQMELNEVKADEYLEEQRILSRLTGEVERYAQEISINIETMTHYDYIFAKAKYSVAIDGNQVKLSSEPILELQNGRHPLLSHEAVPLSLELGKAYKGLVITGPNTGGKTVSIKTVGLLSMMVQSGLHIPADESSVFGMFGSILVDIGDGQSIEQSLSTFSSRISNIISILHAAAPDSLVILDELGSGTDPGEGMGIAVSILEQLNRLGSTILSTTHYSEMKNFASAHPDFENGSMEFDPETLRPTFKLRMGVPGESQAFAIALRLGMHPNIIERAHEITYQEKQSYREGFNQKDHWHYEQQLKSKKVEKPRSQKKVEVEKIFENYSIGDSVAIPSLKEKGIVYKPMDDFGNLIVMINGQKETIHTKRVKLLLPASELYPENYDFDILFETVENRKKKKLMNRKHIDGVKIDYEEY; this is encoded by the coding sequence ATGAACGAACAAACTATGGTAACACTTGAATTTGATAAAATTCGAAGCGAAGTAGCTCACTATGCCCTTTCAGAAGAAGCAAAAAGTGAGATCCAGAAAATGAGACCGTTGCACGATAAAGAGGTTGTGCAAAATCGATTAAATGAAACGACAGAGGCGAAAGAAATTATTAAGAAAAGTTCAAGCGTCCCTCTTCATGGTCTTCATGGCATTATCCAGGTGATGAAACAATTAAACAAAGGTGTTCCTTTACGGCCAGATCAGCTGATAACTGTGCTTGATTTAATCGAAAGCGGCCGGAAACTGAAACAGTTTATGACGGGGAAAGAATGGCTGGCGCCTACAATTTCAACTTATATCTATTCTCTTTATGAGATTACGGATCTTGAAGAAGAATTGAAACGAGCGATCAGAAATGGTGAGATTGATGATGCAGCGAGTAAGGAGCTTGGGAGAATTAGAAAGAAAATAACCGTTTATGAAGAACGAGTGAAAGAAAAACTGAATCATCTTCTGCGTTCATCTTCGAAAAGGAAAGCACTTCAGGATACGATCATCAGCGATCGAAATGGCCACTATGTTGTCGCTGTGAAGAAAGAATATCGGAAACAAATAAAAGGAACTGTTCATGACCAATCTTCAAGCGGTTCGACTGTATATATTGAACCTGAAGAAGTTCGTAAAGTTCAAATGGAATTAAATGAAGTAAAGGCAGATGAATACTTGGAGGAACAGCGAATTCTAAGCAGATTAACTGGAGAAGTGGAGCGATATGCGCAAGAGATCTCAATCAACATTGAAACAATGACACACTACGATTATATTTTTGCAAAGGCGAAATATAGTGTAGCGATTGATGGCAATCAAGTAAAGCTATCAAGCGAGCCAATACTTGAGTTACAAAATGGTCGTCATCCCTTACTCTCTCATGAGGCTGTACCGCTTTCCCTTGAGTTAGGGAAAGCATATAAAGGACTTGTGATAACCGGTCCCAATACTGGTGGGAAAACCGTATCAATTAAAACAGTCGGGCTTCTTTCAATGATGGTGCAATCTGGTTTACACATACCTGCTGATGAGTCTTCTGTTTTTGGGATGTTTGGATCAATATTAGTTGATATTGGAGACGGACAGAGCATTGAACAATCGTTGAGTACTTTCTCTTCTCGAATATCGAACATTATTTCCATTTTACACGCAGCAGCGCCGGATTCTCTTGTTATTCTGGATGAACTTGGTTCGGGTACAGATCCCGGTGAGGGGATGGGTATTGCCGTTTCTATTTTAGAACAATTGAATCGTCTGGGGTCAACTATTCTATCCACAACACACTATAGTGAAATGAAAAATTTCGCTTCAGCTCATCCAGATTTTGAGAATGGATCAATGGAGTTCGATCCAGAGACATTGCGCCCAACGTTTAAACTACGGATGGGTGTTCCAGGAGAAAGTCAGGCATTTGCCATCGCATTACGTCTTGGTATGCATCCGAATATTATTGAGCGAGCTCATGAAATCACGTATCAAGAAAAGCAATCCTATCGAGAAGGGTTCAACCAAAAAGATCACTGGCACTATGAGCAGCAGCTAAAAAGTAAAAAAGTAGAGAAACCGCGAAGCCAGAAAAAAGTGGAGGTCGAGAAGATTTTTGAGAATTATTCGATTGGAGATAGTGTAGCGATCCCTTCGTTGAAAGAGAAAGGAATCGTTTATAAACCAATGGACGATTTTGGGAATTTGATTGTAATGATAAATGGCCAAAAAGAAACGATTCATACGAAGCGTGTAAAGTTACTCTTGCCTGCTAGCGAGCTTTATCCGGAGAATTATGATTTTGATATCCTATTTGAAACTGTTGAGAACAGAAAGAAAAAGAAATTGATGAATCGCAAGCATATTGATGGTGTGAAAATTGATTATGAAGAGTATTGA
- a CDS encoding Crp/Fnr family transcriptional regulator, producing the protein MSTGLVVRNEGSKLNMKDWNRLERSGQLIKRNNGRFLIKPEHTNRDVYIIKSGSIAIYHADNMNESLAVLGPNDVLGNRSIFVHQNLYAKTITNVELIQLDQTSYRALYLAYPELAIKLTTELSRLKLIIDFPERTATSFVKQVKNGFQNLINKNTSKKGRYCHNC; encoded by the coding sequence ATGAGTACAGGTCTGGTGGTAAGAAATGAAGGAAGCAAGCTTAATATGAAAGATTGGAATCGATTAGAAAGATCCGGTCAGCTAATCAAGAGAAACAACGGAAGATTTTTGATAAAGCCAGAACATACAAATCGCGATGTATACATTATTAAAAGTGGTAGTATTGCCATTTATCATGCGGATAACATGAATGAGTCTCTAGCAGTTCTTGGGCCGAATGATGTTTTGGGCAATCGCTCTATTTTTGTACATCAAAACTTGTATGCAAAAACAATAACTAATGTTGAGCTCATTCAACTTGATCAAACGTCCTATCGTGCTTTGTATCTGGCTTACCCTGAATTAGCAATTAAACTAACAACGGAGCTATCAAGATTAAAATTAATCATTGATTTTCCTGAACGCACAGCAACTTCTTTTGTGAAGCAGGTTAAAAATGGATTTCAGAATTTGATTAATAAAAATACTAGCAAAAAGGGAAGATACTGCCACAATTGCTAA
- a CDS encoding SDR family NAD(P)-dependent oxidoreductase, translating to MKYFDFTNKVAVVTGGGRGIGKTIARALSEAGATVAIVGRTKEVLEDAAKEISKETNRSVVAFVGDVTNEGSIQQIISDIHESIGTINILVNNAGKTVRKTIEDLEADEWDDVMETNVKSVYMMTRAVLPDLKEGEGSRVINIASMASEVGLPFSTPYGPSKAAVVQLTKQLSQELSPLGITVNAISPGFIKTPFNEKALENPILLNKINGSNPMHRVGRLDELIPAFLSLASPYASYTTGQNIVIDGGTTSHAF from the coding sequence ATGAAGTATTTTGATTTCACAAATAAAGTGGCCGTCGTTACAGGTGGAGGCAGAGGGATTGGCAAAACAATTGCACGTGCTCTATCCGAAGCGGGAGCTACTGTCGCCATTGTTGGTAGAACAAAAGAAGTTCTTGAAGATGCAGCAAAAGAAATAAGTAAGGAAACAAATAGATCAGTCGTTGCATTTGTAGGAGATGTCACGAATGAGGGAAGCATTCAGCAAATCATAAGTGACATTCATGAAAGCATAGGGACAATTAACATTCTCGTTAATAATGCTGGGAAAACTGTTCGAAAAACAATTGAAGATCTTGAAGCGGATGAATGGGACGATGTGATGGAAACGAACGTGAAATCAGTTTATATGATGACTAGAGCAGTTCTCCCTGATTTAAAAGAAGGCGAAGGATCTAGGGTTATTAACATTGCATCGATGGCAAGTGAAGTTGGACTTCCTTTTTCCACCCCGTATGGCCCAAGTAAAGCGGCTGTAGTGCAATTAACAAAACAGTTATCACAGGAACTCTCCCCACTCGGGATCACTGTTAATGCGATAAGTCCTGGCTTTATTAAAACGCCGTTTAACGAAAAAGCATTAGAGAATCCTATTCTTTTAAATAAAATCAACGGAAGTAATCCGATGCATCGAGTTGGTCGGTTAGATGAATTGATTCCAGCCTTTTTATCTCTTGCATCACCGTATGCGAGCTATACGACCGGACAAAATATTGTTATTGATGGCGGAACGACTTCACACGCTTTCTAA